In Archangium violaceum, the following are encoded in one genomic region:
- a CDS encoding head GIN domain-containing protein, with amino-acid sequence MMLRTLLLPVALLVSVPAFAEAPAADSPKGQIEVPDFRGVAVSHGIRAEVKPGPKSVRLEGRSEDLSRVKLVVEHGVLTTQVERGSLFSRGMKEVRLYVTNPRVESVSASGGAHVEAEATAASTFEVEASGGSEVNVTGLDTKKLEVEASGGGEVSLKGQTGEMHVEGSGGAVIKARKVRAESLEVEASGGTHVEASPERSLKGELSGGSTVKASRKPEKVDVDTSGGSEVEYE; translated from the coding sequence ATGATGCTCCGCACGCTGCTCCTCCCCGTCGCCCTCCTGGTGTCCGTGCCGGCCTTCGCGGAGGCCCCCGCCGCCGACTCGCCCAAGGGGCAGATCGAGGTTCCCGACTTCCGGGGCGTGGCGGTGAGCCACGGCATCCGCGCCGAGGTGAAGCCGGGTCCCAAGTCGGTGCGCCTGGAGGGCCGCTCGGAGGACCTGTCCCGGGTGAAGCTCGTCGTGGAGCACGGGGTGCTGACGACGCAGGTGGAGCGGGGCTCGCTGTTCTCGAGGGGGATGAAGGAGGTGCGCCTCTACGTCACCAATCCGCGCGTGGAGAGCGTGTCGGCCAGCGGGGGCGCGCACGTCGAGGCCGAGGCCACGGCGGCGAGCACCTTCGAGGTGGAGGCGAGCGGGGGCAGTGAGGTCAACGTGACCGGCCTGGACACGAAGAAGCTCGAGGTCGAGGCGAGTGGAGGCGGCGAGGTATCGCTGAAGGGCCAGACGGGAGAGATGCACGTGGAGGGCAGCGGGGGCGCGGTCATCAAGGCGCGGAAGGTGCGGGCCGAGTCGCTCGAGGTCGAGGCCAGCGGCGGCACCCATGTCGAGGCCTCCCCCGAGCGGAGCCTGAAGGGCGAGCTGTCCGGAGGCTCGACGGTGAAGGCGTCGCGCAAGCCCGAGAAGGTCGATGTGGACACCTCGGGAGGCTCCGAGGTCGAGTACGAGTAA